One window of the Halanaerobiaceae bacterium ANBcell28 genome contains the following:
- a CDS encoding GntR family transcriptional regulator has product MLLSQLLDNKKPIYMQIKDKIEDQIINKQLKVDEQIPSTNEMVNFYKVNHITVSKGINILVDEGLVYKKRGVGMFVAEGAREKLLQKRKDSFAEKYVLPMIKEANKLNLSEKDISNIIKEIKERVF; this is encoded by the coding sequence ATGTTATTGAGCCAGTTATTAGACAATAAAAAACCAATATATATGCAGATTAAAGATAAGATTGAAGATCAGATTATAAATAAGCAACTAAAAGTAGATGAACAAATCCCTTCGACAAATGAAATGGTCAATTTTTACAAAGTAAATCATATTACAGTTTCGAAGGGGATTAATATCCTGGTTGATGAAGGGCTTGTTTATAAGAAAAGAGGTGTAGGGATGTTTGTTGCTGAAGGTGCAAGGGAAAAACTTTTGCAAAAACGCAAAGACAGCTTTGCTGAAAAGTATGTATTACCTATGATTAAAGAAGCAAATAAGTTAAATTTAAGTGAAAAAGACATTAGTAATATTATAAAAGAAATAAAGGAGCGTGTTTTTTGA
- the nifV gene encoding homocitrate synthase: MSDFYIIDSTLRDGEQTAGVAFSRTDKIRIALMLDQLGIDIIEVGIPAMGEEEISTISEIIAMDLQAEILTWNRMVLADIDKSLETGGSSVHISAPVSDIHIQHKLKKSREWVLKNIEEVVRYAVDNNCIVSVGAEDASRADQGFLLEFYKTALNAGAIRLRYADTVGFMEPLLVHQTISTIRKEIKAEIDYHGHNDFGMATANALAAYKAGAKYISCTINGLGERAGNTALEEIVMALKYIEKSNTKIQVDKLMHLSREVEKLSGRLLSESKPIVGKKVFSHESGIHVDGLLKDSRTYEAFSPEDIGRKRDFVLGKFSGSSAVLHKYREEGREISREEAKLILIGLRKSCN, translated from the coding sequence ATGAGTGATTTCTATATTATTGATTCAACTTTAAGAGATGGGGAACAGACAGCAGGTGTTGCTTTTTCCAGAACAGATAAGATAAGAATAGCCCTAATGCTTGATCAATTGGGAATAGATATAATTGAAGTTGGTATTCCTGCCATGGGAGAAGAAGAGATAAGTACTATTTCTGAAATAATAGCTATGGATTTACAGGCTGAGATATTGACCTGGAATAGGATGGTGCTGGCTGATATTGATAAGTCACTTGAGACTGGAGGAAGCTCTGTTCATATTTCTGCACCAGTTTCTGATATTCATATTCAGCATAAATTAAAGAAAAGCAGGGAATGGGTTTTGAAAAACATAGAAGAAGTAGTAAGATATGCAGTTGATAATAACTGTATTGTTTCAGTGGGAGCTGAAGATGCATCAAGAGCTGATCAGGGCTTTTTACTGGAATTTTATAAAACAGCCTTAAATGCTGGAGCGATTCGACTTCGTTATGCGGATACAGTTGGTTTCATGGAGCCATTATTGGTTCATCAAACTATCTCTACTATTAGAAAAGAGATAAAGGCAGAAATTGATTATCATGGACATAATGATTTTGGTATGGCAACTGCCAATGCATTGGCTGCTTATAAGGCAGGGGCAAAATATATTAGCTGTACTATTAATGGCTTAGGGGAAAGAGCTGGCAATACTGCCCTGGAAGAGATAGTAATGGCTTTAAAATATATTGAAAAAAGCAATACTAAAATTCAAGTGGATAAATTAATGCATTTATCCAGAGAAGTAGAGAAATTAAGTGGCAGACTATTATCAGAAAGCAAACCGATAGTAGGAAAAAAAGTCTTTTCTCATGAATCAGGAATTCATGTAGATGGCCTCTTGAAAGACAGCAGGACTTATGAAGCTTTTTCACCAGAGGATATAGGCAGGAAGAGAGATTTTGTCCTGGGAAAATTTTCTGGCAGCAGTGCTGTGCTTCACAAATATAGGGAAGAAGGACGAGAGATAAGCCGGGAAGAAGCTAAGCTGATATTAATTGGTTTAAGGAAGTCATGTAATTAA
- a CDS encoding ABC transporter ATP-binding protein, with amino-acid sequence MRFDIDVKNVYLEYNDCLALKDISFSLSQGKIYGLVGRNGAGKTSLLSLLASFNYPTSGSIKISGEEVFENGKIISQISYINDYIYDDTYNSPELSFKFAERYRPNFDRKYAEDLSRYFNFPLNKSISDFSRGKQSAFNVTMGLATRSPITIFDEIYLNMDAATRELFYNELLREQNESPRLFILSTHLVSEMNYLFDHVLILNHGELIINEAYDEVIERGASIIGKASVVDNFVTDMKILNKQQLGGTKSVMIYGELSQEKISEAEQKGLEIGPVSLQDLFIHLTQEERNYDIKK; translated from the coding sequence ATGAGATTTGATATAGATGTAAAGAATGTATATTTGGAATATAATGATTGTCTGGCATTGAAAGATATTTCATTTTCTCTTTCACAGGGAAAAATATATGGTCTTGTTGGTAGAAATGGGGCTGGTAAAACTTCATTGCTCTCTTTATTAGCTTCTTTTAATTATCCTACTTCTGGCTCTATAAAAATATCGGGTGAAGAAGTATTTGAAAATGGGAAGATTATCTCTCAGATCAGCTATATAAATGATTATATTTATGATGATACTTATAATTCTCCTGAACTTAGTTTTAAATTTGCTGAACGCTATCGCCCTAACTTCGATCGCAAATATGCTGAAGACTTATCAAGGTATTTTAACTTTCCACTTAATAAATCAATTAGTGATTTTTCCAGAGGAAAACAATCTGCTTTTAATGTAACTATGGGTCTGGCCACTCGATCACCAATTACTATTTTTGATGAGATATATCTTAATATGGATGCTGCAACCCGTGAGCTTTTTTATAACGAACTTTTAAGAGAACAAAATGAAAGCCCAAGACTATTCATATTGTCAACTCATTTAGTATCAGAAATGAATTATTTATTTGACCATGTACTAATTCTGAATCATGGAGAGCTAATTATAAATGAAGCTTATGATGAAGTAATTGAACGAGGAGCTTCTATTATTGGCAAAGCCTCTGTGGTAGATAATTTTGTAACTGATATGAAAATATTAAACAAGCAGCAACTTGGGGGTACTAAATCAGTAATGATATATGGAGAACTTAGTCAAGAAAAAATCTCTGAAGCTGAGCAAAAGGGTTTGGAAATAGGGCCAGTATCACTTCAGGATTTATTTATACATTTAACACAGGAGGAGAGAAACTATGATATTAAAAAGTAA